The region ATATCATCCACCTCGATGTCGGCTGTTTTCTTAAATTGCCGCAAATCGATGATACACTCATGCGCTACTAACCCATTTGTCCCCTTGTACAACACGGAATAGTGTCCTTCCAAACGTTTAGCAATGTAATTAGCATTCAAAATAGCAACCTGAGTTGCTTTAGTTAGCCCTTCTGCCCCCATTAGCGCGATGTAAATCCAGGAAATCGGCAAAATGCTGGGACTGCCCCAGGGGGCAGATGAGATTGGACCAATTCCCTGTGTTCCACCTACTTTAATGACAGGATGACCTGGCAAGAACGGCACCAAATGTTTTGCTACACCAATTGGCCCCATACCCGGACCACCGCCGCCATGCGGAATGCAAAAGGTTTTGTGCAAATTCAGGTGACACACATCTGCCCCAAACTCCGCTGGACGACAAATTCCCACCTGTGCATTTAAGTTGGCACCATCCATATATACCTGTCCGCCATTAGCATGAACAACGTCGCAAATTTCGCGAATCGCGGCTTCAAACACACCATGGGTCGAAGGATAGGTGACCATAAGCGCCGCTAACGTGTCCTGATGGTTCTCAGCTTTGGCTTTTAAGTCTGCAATATCAATATTGCCGTCTTTGTCGCAATCTACTGGAACGACCTTCATGCCTGCCATGACTGCACTGGCTGGGTTAGTGCCATGAGCAGAAGTGGGAATCAGACAAACGGTGCGATGATGGTCTCCACGAGACTGGTGATACTGTCGAATCACTAACAATCCAGCATATTCCCCTTGAGAGCCAGCGTTGGGTTGGAGCGAAATCCGAGCAAATCCGGTGATTTCTGCCAGCCAATGCTCCAGTTGCTCAAACAACATTTGATAACCTTTAGTTTGTTCCAGGGGCGCAAAGGGATGAATTTGCCCAAATTCTGCCCAGGTGACGGGTAGCATTTCGGTGGTGGCGTTGAGCTTCATTGTGCAGGAACCCAACGGAATCATCGCTGTGGTCAGTGATAAATCTTTTGTCTGTAACCGATACAGATAACGCAATAACTCTGTTTCAGAATGGTAAGAGTTGAAAACAGGATGAGTGAGGTAGGGGGATGTACGACGTAGGGTTGCTGGAATTAAAGATTGTTGAGTGGTGGTGAGCAGATCTTCCGGGGTGAAGTGGGCAGCATGTGACCCAGCAAAAATCTGAAAGAGGGAGATCAAATCATCAGAGGAGACTGTTTCATCGAGGGAAATGCCAATCGCGTGATCGCTGATTTGCCGCAAATTAATGTGATGAGAATGCGCTCTGGCAATAAATTCAGGAGCTTTATTTGCCCCCACATCCACCTTCAACGTATCAAAAAAGGATTGGTGCTCAACCGTGTATCCCAGGCGGTGCAAGCCTTCTGCCAGAATGATTGCCATTTGGTGAATACGAGTTGCAATCTGCTGGAGTCCTTTTGAGCCGTGATACACCGCATACATGCCAGCCATCACCGCTAGCAGCACTTGAGCCGTGCAGATATTACTCGTGGCTTTATCGCGCCGGATATGCTGTTCACGGGTTTGCAATGCCAGGCGCAGAGCTGGTTGCCCATGCACATCTTTAGAAACTCCTACCAAACGTCCAGGAATCTGGCGCTTGAAGGCTTCTTTAGTCGCGAAATAGGCGGCGTGAGGTCCGCCGTACCCAAGGGGCACCCCAAATCGTTGAGTGTTACCGACAGCAATATCTGCTCCAAACTCACCAGGCGGCTTCAGGAGCGTCAGGCTGAGTAGATCAGCGGCAACTGTGACTAGGGCCCCTGCGGCATGGGCGCGATCGCAAAATGCATGATAGTCGTAAATTGCCCCATCGGTGGCAGGATATTGCAGCAACACCCCAAACACAGGTTGATCAAACTCAAACGAGTGGTGATTTCCGACGATGACTTCAATACCCAGTGCAGTTGCCCGCGTCTTCACGACTGCGATCGTCTGGGGATGACACACTTCTGATATCCAAAAGGTTTTGGCCTCAGTTTTACAAAGCCCATAGCTCATCGACATGGCTTCTGCCGCAGCAGTTCCTTCATCCAGCAAAGAGGCATTGGCAATTTCCAACCCAGTTAAATCGGTCACCACTGTTTGGAAGTTTAGCAACGCTTCCAACCGTCCCTGAGAAATCTCAGGTTGGTAGGGGGTGTACTGGGTATACCAACCAGGATTTTCTAGAATGTTGCGCTGAATCACTGGCGGGGTAATGCAATTGGAATAGCCCATGCCAATGTAGGAACGGAACACCTGATTTTCCTGAGCAATTTCCTTGAGTTCTTGCAATAACTGGTACTCTGCCTTACCTGCCTCTAGTTTTAAGGGCGACTTCAACCGAATTGATTGAGGGACTGTGGCATCAATCAATGTATCTAGGTTGCTGTATCCCAATACGTTCAACATCTGAGCGATATCCTCTTGGTTTGGACCGATGTGTCGGTCTGCAAACGAATCGGTATAGTCCAGAGGATTTGCCAAAGTCAGAGAAGAACCGTTCATACCAGTTGAAGAAGAGGCTGAACCATTGGACTGATGCAAGACATCATTCCCAGATAGCTTAGCGGAAGCAGCGGATTGTTCGGTTGATCGCTCTAGCATACTGCGGTAACGGCTTAGTGTAATGGGTTAAGGGAAAGTAATTGCTTTACAGAGATTAACATTCTATTTCCAGTCTAGACAGTAGGTAACGAGAACAGACATGACATCTTGATTGCTCGAAGGATTCTCGTACAGACCGAAACACGATTTGCGATACTAGAGTGGTCATTGACAACAATTCGGTTCCGAAGCAGCCCATGTTCATTATTGATGTAAGTCTAAAAAGCGCCCCTGTAACGCTGTCAGTTCAGCGGAAAAATTCAGAAGATGCAGAGGCGACCTATCAACAGGTATTGGATGCAATGCGCTCAGGTGAAGCCAAGCTGGTAGAGCTAACCTGTGAACATCAGCCTGGTAAAAAGGTGAGTGTGTTAGGAAGTGAAGTGGCTGCCGTGCAGGTTTATGAAAAATCTTCCACCGCCACTTCTTCTGGTAGACCTCCTGGCTTTTTTGCACTGACAGAATGATTGATTCAGTTTCGACAGAAGACGCGATCGCAATTCAGGTTAAAAACCTCGACTTCCGCTGGTACAAAGGCTCTACTGTGCTAGAGGCTTGTAGCCTGGAGGTGCCCAAGGGAGAGTTTTGGATGTTGCTGGGCACAAACGGCAGTGGTAAATCGACATTGCTCAAATTGTTGGCTGGGTTGCTTCAACCCCAGTCCGGTTTCATTAAGCCATTGCCTATCCTGGGGTTTGTGTTTCAAAATCCAGATCATCAACTGGTGATGCCTACAGTGGGAGCAGATGTGGCGTTTGGGCTGGCAGGTTGTGGTTTAACCACAGTGCAGGTGCGGCAACGGGTTGAAGAAGCACTGGATGCTGTGAATTTATTACCGCTGATTCGTCGTCCGATCTATGCCTTAAGTGGTGGGCAAAAGCAACGAGTGGCGATCGCTGGAGCCTTAGCCCGTCACTGCGAAGTGCTACTGCTGGACGAGCCTACCGCTCTGCTCGACCCAGACAGTCAGCTAGAACTTGTTGTGCAGGTGCAGCACCTCGTTAAGGAACGAAACTTGACTGCTCTCTGGGTGACCCATCGCTTAGATGAATTGGATTACTGTGATGGTGCTTTCTTACTGGAGAACGGAAAAGTTGTTGATCAAGGTGATCCGCAGCGATTACGTCAACGCCTGATGCAAAGTCCAGTCTAAGAAGGGGGGGAGGTGGAGAAGGTCAAGAAGTCAGAAGTTAGAAGTCAAGAGTGATAGGAATGATAAATCAGGAAATCAGGGATGAATTTACCCTACCCCCCTTATCCTCCCATCACTTGTTTCCCATCCCCGATTTCCCAAAAGACGCGCTAACTTGGAGTTGGCAGAATTTTGGCGGTAAGGGAGTTGAGCGATGGTGAGTCAGGTTTGGGGCAAGGTTGGCAAAATTTTGGGTGGTTTATTTCTTGTCGGTGGAGGAACCATCTCGTTTGGGATTTTGTTTGGCATTGCGGTTGGGCATCCGGGTGGAATTTTGCTAACGGTTTTGCTAGTGCTATTGGTGTTTTTTGGCTTGGTTCCAGCATCTTTAGGTGGATTGATGCTTTATACCAGCTTGAAAGCTGAGCACTATGCCATTCGCGATCGCTTCTTTCAACTACTTCAGGCAAATCAAGGTCGTCTTTCCCTACTAGACTTTGCGGCAGCTACCCGTCTAGAACCTGCGATCGCCCGTCGCTATCTAGACCTGTGGGCACGAGAATTCTCCGCCAATTTTGAAGTAACTGAGGATGGCGATATTGATTACATCTTCACCAATCGTGCGATCGCTCTTCCCGAAAGCCGCTGGCAAGCCATTGGGCAAACTATGCGAGAACTAATCAAGTCTCTATAAGATCAAGTCTCTATAAGGTGTCTGCTTACGAAACGATCTATACCATTGTGCGCCAGATTCCTCCTGGACAGGTTGCGACTTATGGACAAGTTGCGGATTTGGCAAATTTGCCAGGACGAGCGCGACTAGTTGGGTATGCCCTGTTTCGAGTAGCGCCTGACTCGGATATTCCCTGGCACCGCGTCATCAATGCCAAAGGTGAAGTTTCCCAATCACCCGTTCGGCGCGGGTCTGATTATTTACAGCGAGCATTGCTAGAAGAAGAAGGAATTCAGTTTAGCCCCCAGGGCAGGGTTAATTTACGGGAGTATCGCTGGAACGCTGAAGGTGTTTAAGAAACTTCTCAAAAATTCCCACATGGAAAGAGAAGACGGCAGCATAGAAATAGAGGCAGAAACATTTTCTCCCTTCGTGAATCGCCTCAAAGGAGTGTTTATGTTTAAACGAATTATCGTTGCTGTATCTCCTACTAGCGATGAACACATCGTAAACGAAGCGATCAGCATTGCCAAATTGAGTAATGCCACATTGATGTTGTTGCACGTTCTTTCGCCATTTGAGGAAGGCTATCCAACTCCGATTTATCCTGGTCCTGACACTATTTACCCCAGTTTGCATCAGGAAGCAATCCGAGCTTATGCCGAGCAGTGGGAGGCGTATCAAAGAAAAGGGTTGGATTATCTTAAGCAATTGACGGAAAAAATAACGGCAGCAGGGATTGCCACAGAATTTACCCAAAACACAGGTGATCCAGGACGAGTGGTGTGTGAACTGGCAGCAAATTGGAACGCCGACCTGATCATCATTGGCAGACGCGGACACACCGGAATTAAAGAGCTATTTTTGGGTAGTGTCAGTAACTACGTGTTGCACCATGCCCCGTGCTCTGTGCTGACAATTCAAGGTATTTTACCGAAAGAGGACGAACCCAGTCCAAAAGCTGAAGAACTAAGCACAGTGGGATAGTTGTGACAGGGCGATTCTTGGCAGCACAGGGGTGAGGAAGCCTGTTGCAGCAGCGGCAGGATGTTGCTTTCAAAAAGTTGCTCCGGTCACAGCAAGTTGAGACGATCAAGTGCGTCTCTTGCTGCATCCTTTTCAGCATCCTGCTTTTTGCGCCCTGTGCCGCGCCCATAGAACTTACCGTTGACAAATACCTCTGTGACATAGGTTTTGGCATGGTCCGGGCCAGATTCATGGGCGATCGCATAAGTAGGATTTTCCCGGTGATTCGCCTGCGCCCACTCCTGAAACCGACTTTTGTAATTAATTGCAGGTGCAATAACTTCCAACGTATCGACAACAGATTCAAAGAACGGAACGACATACATTCGGACTAAATGAATATCTGAACCAGTATCTAAAAAATAAGCACCAACGATCGCTTCAAAAGCACTACTCAACAAATTAGGATTAGTGCGCCCGCCATCTTGTTCAGCACCCCTGCCCAGTCTAAGTTGAGTGCCCAATTCCAATGCGATCGCAAACTTTGCCAGTTGACTTGCATCCACCAGTGATGCTCGTAGCGGCGTTAGCTCCCCTTCTGGCTTTTCTGGAAACCGCTTATAGAGAAACTCCCCACTCAAAAAGTTCAAAACTGCATCACCCAAAAACTCCAATCGCTCATTGTGCAGTGTTTCTGATGGATGCTCATTCACATACGAACGGTGAGTCAACGCCTGTTGCAATAAGGCAGAATTTTGAAACCGAGGTAAAGCAGCCTGATGCATAAAATCTGTGATCTTACATTCCTGTTGTGCACAGTTGTTTAATCTAAAAACTGCCGTGCTCCTCTATCGAAACACGGCAACTAAACCACGTCCAATCGATATAGACAAGGTTGAGATTGAAGCGTTAGTAGATCACCATGAATTAAGCTTCAGTGCTTCTACTGAATCTCTAGAAGAAAATTAAAAAGCGACAAAAACTTGAGGCAAAGTTTACATAGAAATCCTGAACATAGAACAGGACTGCAACACTCAAAAAAAGTTTAGGTATTACAGTCCTGAGTTGGTTTCTTAAAATTTAATAAGAGAAAATCGGTTACCCTCGAGCAACTCCATCGTGGCGGGCGGCACGTTGAA is a window of Leptolyngbyaceae cyanobacterium JSC-12 DNA encoding:
- a CDS encoding glycine dehydrogenase, decarboxylating (IMG reference gene:2510097880~PFAM: Glycine cleavage system P-protein~TIGRFAM: glycine dehydrogenase (decarboxylating)), which produces MLERSTEQSAASAKLSGNDVLHQSNGSASSSTGMNGSSLTLANPLDYTDSFADRHIGPNQEDIAQMLNVLGYSNLDTLIDATVPQSIRLKSPLKLEAGKAEYQLLQELKEIAQENQVFRSYIGMGYSNCITPPVIQRNILENPGWYTQYTPYQPEISQGRLEALLNFQTVVTDLTGLEIANASLLDEGTAAAEAMSMSYGLCKTEAKTFWISEVCHPQTIAVVKTRATALGIEVIVGNHHSFEFDQPVFGVLLQYPATDGAIYDYHAFCDRAHAAGALVTVAADLLSLTLLKPPGEFGADIAVGNTQRFGVPLGYGGPHAAYFATKEAFKRQIPGRLVGVSKDVHGQPALRLALQTREQHIRRDKATSNICTAQVLLAVMAGMYAVYHGSKGLQQIATRIHQMAIILAEGLHRLGYTVEHQSFFDTLKVDVGANKAPEFIARAHSHHINLRQISDHAIGISLDETVSSDDLISLFQIFAGSHAAHFTPEDLLTTTQQSLIPATLRRTSPYLTHPVFNSYHSETELLRYLYRLQTKDLSLTTAMIPLGSCTMKLNATTEMLPVTWAEFGQIHPFAPLEQTKGYQMLFEQLEHWLAEITGFARISLQPNAGSQGEYAGLLVIRQYHQSRGDHHRTVCLIPTSAHGTNPASAVMAGMKVVPVDCDKDGNIDIADLKAKAENHQDTLAALMVTYPSTHGVFEAAIREICDVVHANGGQVYMDGANLNAQVGICRPAEFGADVCHLNLHKTFCIPHGGGGPGMGPIGVAKHLVPFLPGHPVIKVGGTQGIGPISSAPWGSPSILPISWIYIALMGAEGLTKATQVAILNANYIAKRLEGHYSVLYKGTNGLVAHECIIDLRQFKKTADIEVDDIAKRLIDYGFHPPTVSWPVAGTMMVEPTESESKAELDRFCEAMIAIREEIREIEEGRADRANNLLKNAPHTALALTEEWNRPYSRQQAVYPTQWTRENKFWASVGRIDQAYGDRNLVCTCLTMEAYA
- a CDS encoding hypothetical protein (IMG reference gene:2510097881): MFIIDVSLKSAPVTLSVQRKNSEDAEATYQQVLDAMRSGEAKLVELTCEHQPGKKVSVLGSEVAAVQVYEKSSTATSSGRPPGFFALTE
- a CDS encoding ABC-type cobalt transport system, ATPase component (IMG reference gene:2510097882~PFAM: ABC transporter), which codes for MIDSVSTEDAIAIQVKNLDFRWYKGSTVLEACSLEVPKGEFWMLLGTNGSGKSTLLKLLAGLLQPQSGFIKPLPILGFVFQNPDHQLVMPTVGADVAFGLAGCGLTTVQVRQRVEEALDAVNLLPLIRRPIYALSGGQKQRVAIAGALARHCEVLLLDEPTALLDPDSQLELVVQVQHLVKERNLTALWVTHRLDELDYCDGAFLLENGKVVDQGDPQRLRQRLMQSPV
- a CDS encoding hypothetical protein (IMG reference gene:2510097883), translated to MVSQVWGKVGKILGGLFLVGGGTISFGILFGIAVGHPGGILLTVLLVLLVFFGLVPASLGGLMLYTSLKAEHYAIRDRFFQLLQANQGRLSLLDFAAATRLEPAIARRYLDLWAREFSANFEVTEDGDIDYIFTNRAIALPESRWQAIGQTMRELIKSL
- a CDS encoding putative methylated DNA-protein cysteine methyltransferase (IMG reference gene:2510097884~PFAM: 6-O-methylguanine DNA methyltransferase, DNA binding domain) → MSAYETIYTIVRQIPPGQVATYGQVADLANLPGRARLVGYALFRVAPDSDIPWHRVINAKGEVSQSPVRRGSDYLQRALLEEEGIQFSPQGRVNLREYRWNAEGV
- a CDS encoding universal stress protein UspA-like protein (IMG reference gene:2510097885~PFAM: Universal stress protein family), which codes for MEREDGSIEIEAETFSPFVNRLKGVFMFKRIIVAVSPTSDEHIVNEAISIAKLSNATLMLLHVLSPFEEGYPTPIYPGPDTIYPSLHQEAIRAYAEQWEAYQRKGLDYLKQLTEKITAAGIATEFTQNTGDPGRVVCELAANWNADLIIIGRRGHTGIKELFLGSVSNYVLHHAPCSVLTIQGILPKEDEPSPKAEELSTVG
- a CDS encoding ribonuclease III (IMG reference gene:2510097886~PFAM: RNase3 domain; Double-stranded RNA binding motif~TIGRFAM: ribonuclease III, bacterial), whose product is MHQAALPRFQNSALLQQALTHRSYVNEHPSETLHNERLEFLGDAVLNFLSGEFLYKRFPEKPEGELTPLRASLVDASQLAKFAIALELGTQLRLGRGAEQDGGRTNPNLLSSAFEAIVGAYFLDTGSDIHLVRMYVVPFFESVVDTLEVIAPAINYKSRFQEWAQANHRENPTYAIAHESGPDHAKTYVTEVFVNGKFYGRGTGRKKQDAEKDAARDALDRLNLL